The DNA region ACTTCTGGAGAACAGTGAGCGAGGTCATGTTAAAGATCCCAAGAACTGAGAGAGTCGGGATTGGGGCAGATCTGAATGGACATGTGGGTGGTGGACGAAAGGGGATATGGAGAAACAtcggtaaatttgggtttggaacgAGGAACGAAGAAGGGCAGACCATCCTAGACTTTGTGGCGGCAAACAAACCTGGCGGTCACAACACCTATTTCAAGAAGAAGGACCGAGAAGATCACCTACACAAGGGGTGGTGTGAACTCCCGGGTGGACTATGTCATATGCGGGAGAAGTGAGCTGAAAAGAGTACAGGACTGAAAGGGTTTCTGCCGGGTGAAGCGGTTGCAAGAAACACAAAGTGGTCATCTGTACAGCGACcatgaagacagagaaaaggaaaaaaccggaCAGAACCGGGAAGACAAGATGGGGAAACTGAATGAGCAGGAGCACAGGGAAAAGTTTGtggagaaggtcagggaaggtatggaagcaCAGGCAGAGAAGCGTGGGGGGAGTCCAGCAGAGTGCTGACTGAGACGGAAAAAGGAGGTCCTTGGCGTGACATCTGGAAAaccgggaaaagaaggaagagacatgggggttgggagaggaagtccaagacgcagtgaaagaaaagaaggaggcgaagaaacagAGGATCTGAATAGATGCGAAGAGACAATCGAAAGGTACAAGGCGGCGAAACAAAGCTGCGAAGAGAGCTGTTGAAAAAAGCCAATCGGAAGCGTACAAAGATCTATACGACAGTTGAAGGACGacgaggaaggccaaaggaaagcgatccgggttgcaaaacagaagaaccgagaatcccaagatgtctatcagagcaagcagatgaaaaacacagacGGAGCGGTACTGACGGAAGAAAGCGATATCAAGGAAGATGGAGGTCGTATTTTGAACAACTGATAAATGTGGGGAACGAAAGATCGCAGAACCgtggaagcaagagcagagatgaggtagaggagataagagaagaggttTGAAGGCTCCTGAGGGAAAATGAAGAACGGCAAggcgacaggaccggacaacatcccaGTGGAAGCATGGAGAGTAACTGGGCCGAGCAGGCGTGAAAATACTCCTGGAAATCTTCACCCGGAATTATGGAAGTGAGAGAATGCCAGATGAGTGGAGGACAGCACGCTAATACCGATATTCAAGAACAAGGGGGAACATCCAGGTGTGGTAAATACCGGGGCATCAAACTGATGtcacacactctgaaaatatgggaaaggatcatCGATGGAAAACTGAGGGCGATCGTGACGATTTCCCGGGGGCAACAGTTCGGtttcatgccaggcaggtccacgacagCCCAAATATTTCGCTGAGACCCCGATGGAAAATACGAGAGGGTAAAAGGGGAGCGACAGTGTCTTCTTTGACCGGGAAAAGGCGTACTAGATACCTGACGGATTTGGGGAaactgcttgaggctgaaagGGGTGACAGAATATTCAGGATAACCCAAAGACATGACGAAGGCACGAAAACGAAGGTGAAGTCCATGGGGGGGAAACCAGGGACTTTTCCAAGCAAAGTGGGATTGCCCCAGGGATCccacttagccctttcctcttttgCTTTGGGTCATAACTGCCTGAGGGTAGCGTGCAGGGACAGCCCCAGGGGATTGATGTACGCAACGATGTAGCACTAAATGGAGAacgaagggaggtggaagaggtttTGGGAACAGTGGAaaaaggcaatggaagagcgaggcatgaaggttaCAGACAGAATAGAGTACCTCTGTTGGCGAAAAAGACCAGGAGAGAAGTGAGGATCAGGGAGCGAACAAAAACCGGCCAAAATTCAAGACTGGGCTCCAGGTGCGGTGCGGGGGGTCGTAAGAAGTGGGGAAGAGGTCCAGGGGGGGTTGAACGCTGGAGGGATTACGGAGTACTCTGTGACGGGAATCCCACCAAAGTTAAAGGGGCAACTCCACAAACCTGGTCGGGCCCGGAAAGTTATAcggaagggaaaggtgggggtgaCGAAAGGccagaggaaaagataaaggtggcaaaatgaggatgctaaggatcgcgcgGGGGAAGACGGGCTGGATAAAACCGCAACACAAGTCAGGAGACCATTGGAGTAGAGAGctgggagaagctgagggagtgcagatCAGGGGGGGGGACACGGCAGGAGAGAGGACATACGTGGGCAAAGGATAGGAGactgggggtttgggaaaaagaggggaagaccgaagaggagaggggaggattgatcaagggggaatggaggggcgggaggcggggggggaggccctggatagggagagtgagggggaaaccCGCACCGGCGCCCCCATTTGaatgggacaaaagcctgtagaaaaaaaaagaaaacactgctTAGCACCCCTGAGTGGTTGGGTGAGATTAGCCCTCTACCACAGTAAAGGGGTCCCATTGAgtattttcccggtttttttttctttgatttttaccACATTTTTGATCAGAGTAATCTTATGACATAGAAAAGTTGGTAAGTTTAATCTCACTGTCCCGAACTAAGCATTTTTTGGA from Penaeus monodon isolate SGIC_2016 unplaced genomic scaffold, NSTDA_Pmon_1 PmonScaffold_23571, whole genome shotgun sequence includes:
- the LOC119570264 gene encoding uncharacterized protein LOC119570264 translates to MLKIPRTERVGIGADLNGHVGGGRKGIWRNIGKFGFGTRNEEGQTILDFVAANKPGGHNTYFKKKDREDHLHKGWCELPGGLCHMRENDHEDREKEKTGQNREDKMGKLNEQEHREKFVEKVREGMEAQAEKRGGSPAEC